One part of the Tunicatimonas pelagia genome encodes these proteins:
- a CDS encoding glycosyltransferase family 4 protein — protein MKIAYISTYLPRECGIATFNDNLERAVNANFPTSTSIEQGFGIALNDSENLLSYDYPDHVKFVIRQNQQKDYIQAVNYINTSDVSAVILEHEFGIFGGESGIYILPLIHRLEKPLFSVLHTVLQEPSYTQKIIIQDIAARSARLIVMSRKGMELLTTIYGIAPEKIEYIEHGVPDLEAPVVNPLKKVLPFQNHQVLLTFGLLSRNKGLETVIRALPRIVAQHPDVMYVILGKTHPGIIRSSGEEYRDHLKRLAIRLKVDKHLTFINKFVSEAELMDYLSAAQIYLTPYLNENQITSGTLSYAVGAGSAVVSTPYWHALELLDNNRGRLIKFKDENSLANTVNELLDHPDELNALKQRAYQYGLHLRWPRIGSHYIRTIHEFIEQKVFAKKEIRQIVDTDRIPEFSLTHASRLTDDTGIVQHAKYGIPNLKEGYCLDDNARALIMILMAYQRNKSKEALDLLPIYLSFINYMQRDDGNFRNFLSFSRGYLDEVGSEDSFGRTVWALGYLVFCAPNSSYREFAGELFFRSVPHFKALHHLRGIANTIIGISYYLKVHPDDDRLTHELTDLTDLLVDAYRQHCSPNWSWFEEKLTYDNAILPLALLHSGEITGDENVKQVAMDSLEFLDKLTMKTEFLSPIGSYGWYHRGGEVPVFDQQAIETMAMVLMYLQAYRSTHHPVYIEKMFVSFQWFLGENILRVPLYDHETKGCCDGLQETSLNRNQGAESTLAYLISHLTVLKGLELEHEYSSPVDKHTEPVL, from the coding sequence ATGAAAATTGCCTACATTTCTACGTATTTACCTCGCGAATGCGGCATTGCTACGTTTAACGACAATTTGGAAAGAGCCGTGAACGCTAACTTTCCTACATCTACTTCCATAGAGCAAGGATTTGGTATTGCCCTTAATGACTCCGAGAACTTGTTATCTTATGATTATCCTGATCACGTAAAATTTGTCATTCGGCAAAATCAGCAGAAAGATTATATCCAAGCTGTAAACTATATCAATACCAGCGACGTCAGTGCAGTGATACTGGAGCACGAGTTTGGGATATTTGGAGGGGAAAGTGGCATCTATATTTTGCCCCTAATCCATCGGTTAGAAAAACCGCTCTTTTCCGTACTGCATACGGTATTGCAGGAGCCATCTTATACGCAGAAAATCATCATCCAGGATATTGCCGCGCGCTCGGCCCGGCTCATCGTAATGAGCCGAAAAGGGATGGAGTTATTAACCACAATCTACGGCATTGCCCCGGAAAAAATCGAGTACATCGAGCACGGCGTCCCCGACCTGGAAGCTCCGGTGGTGAACCCGTTGAAAAAAGTACTGCCTTTCCAAAATCACCAAGTGCTACTTACGTTCGGGCTACTTAGCCGCAACAAAGGATTGGAAACCGTAATCCGGGCGTTACCCCGCATCGTTGCCCAGCACCCCGACGTGATGTACGTGATCTTGGGTAAGACCCATCCGGGTATTATCCGCAGTTCAGGCGAGGAATACCGGGATCATCTTAAGCGTCTGGCCATTCGTTTAAAAGTTGATAAGCATCTCACCTTCATCAACAAATTCGTTTCTGAAGCTGAACTTATGGACTATCTGTCGGCGGCGCAAATCTACCTAACTCCCTATCTCAATGAGAACCAGATCACGAGCGGCACCTTGTCTTATGCGGTGGGAGCCGGTTCGGCGGTGGTTTCTACTCCTTACTGGCATGCACTGGAATTGCTGGATAATAATCGGGGGCGTTTGATTAAGTTTAAAGACGAAAACTCGCTGGCTAATACTGTGAATGAACTACTGGATCATCCGGATGAGCTCAACGCCCTGAAGCAGCGGGCTTATCAGTATGGTCTGCACTTACGATGGCCTCGGATAGGGAGCCATTATATTCGAACCATTCATGAGTTTATTGAGCAGAAGGTATTTGCTAAAAAAGAAATTCGTCAGATCGTTGATACGGATCGAATACCGGAGTTCAGCCTAACCCACGCCAGTCGTCTGACGGACGATACCGGTATCGTGCAGCACGCCAAATACGGTATTCCAAATTTGAAAGAAGGGTATTGCTTGGACGACAACGCCCGGGCACTGATTATGATCTTAATGGCCTACCAGCGTAATAAGAGTAAGGAAGCGCTGGATCTGTTACCCATCTATCTCAGCTTTATTAACTACATGCAACGAGATGATGGTAACTTTCGCAACTTTTTAAGTTTTAGCCGAGGATACTTGGACGAAGTAGGTTCCGAGGATTCGTTTGGCCGTACGGTATGGGCACTGGGCTATCTAGTATTCTGCGCCCCTAATAGTTCCTACCGGGAATTTGCCGGGGAGCTGTTTTTTCGCTCGGTACCCCACTTCAAGGCATTGCATCATTTACGGGGTATCGCCAATACGATCATTGGCATTAGCTACTATTTAAAAGTGCATCCCGATGATGATCGTCTCACGCATGAACTTACTGATTTAACCGATCTTTTGGTAGATGCGTATAGACAACATTGTAGTCCTAACTGGAGCTGGTTCGAGGAAAAGCTCACTTACGACAATGCTATTTTACCGTTGGCCTTGCTGCACTCCGGTGAAATTACCGGCGATGAAAACGTAAAGCAGGTGGCTATGGATTCCTTGGAGTTTCTGGATAAATTAACCATGAAAACTGAGTTTCTCAGCCCAATCGGTAGTTACGGGTGGTATCACCGCGGAGGAGAGGTTCCGGTTTTTGATCAGCAGGCGATAGAAACGATGGCTATGGTCCTGATGTATCTTCAGGCGTACCGAAGCACCCACCATCCAGTCTATATAGAAAAAATGTTCGTGAGCTTCCAGTGGTTTCTGGGAGAAAATATTCTTCGAGTTCCGCTGTACGATCACGAAACAAAGGGTTGCTGTGACGGCCTACAGGAGACATCTCTTAATCGCAATCAGGGAGCCGAAAGTACACTGGCCTACCTGATCTCCCATCTTACCGTGCTGAAGGGTCTGGAACTAGAGCATGAGTACAGCAGCCCGGTAGATAAGCATACAGAACCTGTTCTTTGA
- a CDS encoding helix-turn-helix transcriptional regulator: protein MEITVTSKDRLGLMQTIASALEVPLVTNNHVQSFQLPKRLGLGTVETFQLHDGLSLVSIQGTLKEDLLIHLEQLKYHPLRLIFCRKGKLIHSVNARLIQYQLNASENSLSACSGSVDQLFRFHAHLEQAIYIIEINRSYYLSRIDAGLESIHPHLEKTFRDVDAQYPFLYQGYYSIGASECLNQIWRTQYQGLILRTFLESKVLELLSLVLSQYSDDQKPSSEQVMLREHDEEALLNAKKIIMDRLANPPSIKELAHMIGINELKLKQGYKQLFHATIYHHIRQERLRLSKVLLAEGKWNVGEVAQRIGYTNKSHFATKFKEKFGMFPKQFQQYLLKNH, encoded by the coding sequence ATGGAAATAACTGTTACCAGTAAGGATAGACTAGGATTGATGCAGACTATTGCTTCTGCATTGGAAGTGCCACTGGTGACTAACAATCATGTACAGAGCTTTCAATTACCCAAGCGGTTAGGTTTGGGCACAGTGGAGACCTTTCAATTGCATGATGGGCTCAGCTTAGTGTCTATTCAAGGCACTTTAAAAGAAGACCTGCTCATCCATCTGGAACAACTGAAGTATCACCCGCTTCGCCTGATTTTCTGCCGAAAGGGCAAATTAATTCACTCGGTTAATGCCCGCCTCATTCAGTACCAACTTAACGCATCAGAAAATTCGTTATCGGCCTGTTCCGGTAGCGTAGACCAGTTATTTCGTTTTCACGCTCATCTTGAACAAGCGATCTATATTATTGAAATCAATCGGTCGTATTATCTGAGCCGTATTGATGCCGGGTTAGAATCCATCCACCCCCATTTGGAAAAGACATTTCGGGATGTAGATGCTCAATACCCTTTTCTCTATCAGGGATACTACAGCATTGGGGCCTCGGAGTGTTTGAATCAGATTTGGCGAACCCAGTATCAGGGGCTTATTTTACGCACATTTCTGGAGTCTAAGGTGCTGGAACTATTATCGTTAGTGCTCAGCCAATACAGCGACGATCAGAAGCCCAGCTCCGAACAGGTGATGCTTCGGGAACACGACGAGGAGGCGCTGTTAAACGCCAAAAAAATCATCATGGATCGCTTGGCGAATCCGCCTTCCATTAAAGAATTGGCTCATATGATCGGAATCAACGAATTGAAGTTAAAACAGGGCTACAAACAACTCTTTCATGCTACGATCTATCATCATATTCGGCAAGAGCGGCTTCGGTTGTCCAAAGTACTGTTAGCCGAAGGTAAATGGAATGTAGGAGAGGTAGCTCAGCGGATAGGGTATACCAACAAAAGCCATTTTGCCACCAAATTCAAAGAGAAGTTCGGCATGTTTCCCAAGCAGTTTCAGCAGTACCTTCTTAAAAATCATTAA
- a CDS encoding glycosyltransferase family 4 protein codes for MKIAVLSPIAWRTPPRHYGPWEQMASNVAEGLVQAGVEVVTLFATADSITSAKLEAVIGTGYEEDRTQDAKVVECLHISHLMEKAHQFDIIHNHFDFLPLTYSHLITTPLVTTIHGFSSSRIIPVYKKYNASSHYVSISHSDRSPELNYLATVYNGIRVGNFAFTEQPDEYLLFFGRIHPHKGTAEAIRIARQSNRKLLIAGIVQDQAYFDEQVKPFIGDQIFFLGPAEPKRRSELLGKAYALLHPISFEEPFGLSVAEAMLCGTPVIAFNRGAMPELIQHEKTGFLVSTVDEAVEAVQQINQVDRAYCREWATLQFSQEKMVADYLNVYQRILR; via the coding sequence ATGAAAATTGCGGTACTATCTCCCATTGCCTGGCGTACCCCGCCCCGGCATTATGGCCCCTGGGAACAAATGGCGTCTAATGTGGCCGAAGGACTGGTACAAGCTGGAGTAGAAGTAGTAACCCTGTTCGCGACGGCCGATTCTATTACTTCGGCCAAGCTGGAAGCGGTGATTGGTACCGGATACGAAGAAGACCGTACCCAGGATGCTAAAGTGGTTGAGTGCCTGCATATCAGCCATCTGATGGAGAAAGCGCATCAGTTTGATATAATTCATAATCATTTCGACTTTCTGCCACTTACCTACTCTCACCTTATTACCACTCCTCTGGTCACGACCATCCACGGGTTTTCGTCTTCTCGCATTATTCCGGTATACAAAAAATACAATGCTTCTTCCCACTATGTTTCCATCAGCCATAGCGACCGTAGTCCGGAACTGAATTACCTAGCCACAGTGTATAATGGTATTCGGGTAGGTAATTTTGCGTTTACCGAACAGCCCGATGAGTACTTACTATTTTTCGGGCGAATTCACCCGCATAAAGGAACAGCCGAAGCCATCCGGATTGCCCGTCAGAGTAACCGGAAGTTGCTTATCGCCGGTATCGTCCAGGATCAGGCGTACTTTGATGAACAGGTAAAACCTTTTATCGGTGACCAAATTTTTTTCCTAGGGCCAGCCGAACCGAAAAGGCGGAGCGAATTGCTGGGAAAAGCTTATGCTTTGCTGCACCCCATCAGCTTTGAAGAACCATTTGGTTTAAGTGTGGCCGAAGCCATGCTATGCGGTACTCCCGTTATCGCCTTTAATCGGGGGGCTATGCCCGAGCTGATCCAGCACGAAAAAACTGGTTTCCTGGTAAGTACCGTTGACGAAGCGGTTGAGGCAGTACAGCAAATTAACCAGGTCGACCGAGCATATTGCCGGGAATGGGCGACATTGCAGTTCTCTCAGGAAAAAATGGTCGCTGATTATCTAAATGTTTATCAACGCATTTTACGCTGA
- a CDS encoding sensor histidine kinase, which yields MKQAAQTILDQQQHIMDTWQETVERLITASRNANKLALYDHLPDMIRDIADILIRFHGSEDMPQDEKYQEIVANSSEHGRHRSTSEGYTVDQIMHEYIIFHRTLTNTLRAHNTYNTDVADLLKYIIETAMLQSVAAFNNSLQQMQEKLMGTLAHDLRNPLSTTYSLLDLISDKRTGDNFEMLRLMAVRSVQKALKLTEQLLDSVTLRAGEGMMLTFAETDIVKEVQAVHEEACQIYTQKIVLECPEGEIIGVIDGVAIRRLLENLLTNAIKYGDINQTITIKVEDSDEQVHLGVHNYGNPIPIERQQMIFNFLNHDSKKSDRERQSWGMGLTLIRVVTESHGGKVSLNSNAEQGTQFIITLSKENKPGKRRTRVFEKEPIPA from the coding sequence ATGAAACAAGCCGCACAAACAATTCTGGATCAGCAGCAGCATATTATGGACACCTGGCAAGAAACCGTAGAACGGCTGATCACCGCCTCCCGAAACGCTAATAAGCTTGCGTTATACGACCACCTGCCGGATATGATCCGCGATATTGCGGATATCTTAATACGATTCCACGGTTCGGAAGATATGCCCCAAGACGAAAAATACCAAGAGATTGTTGCCAACAGCAGTGAGCACGGACGCCATCGGTCAACTTCCGAAGGATACACCGTGGACCAGATTATGCACGAGTATATCATCTTTCACCGTACGCTCACCAATACCCTTCGAGCCCATAACACCTACAATACCGATGTAGCGGACTTACTGAAGTACATTATAGAAACAGCCATGCTACAGTCGGTGGCAGCGTTTAATAATTCTTTACAGCAGATGCAGGAAAAGTTGATGGGTACCTTAGCCCACGATCTGCGCAACCCCCTAAGTACTACCTATAGTTTGCTGGATCTGATATCGGACAAAAGAACAGGGGATAATTTCGAGATGCTACGGCTGATGGCAGTCCGTAGTGTACAGAAAGCACTCAAACTGACTGAACAGCTGCTCGACTCAGTGACCTTGCGCGCCGGCGAAGGAATGATGCTTACCTTTGCCGAAACCGACATTGTCAAAGAAGTGCAAGCTGTGCACGAAGAGGCCTGCCAGATTTACACCCAAAAAATCGTATTGGAATGTCCTGAAGGAGAAATAATTGGAGTGATCGATGGGGTAGCGATTCGGCGGTTGCTAGAAAACCTGCTGACCAACGCTATTAAATACGGTGATATTAACCAAACAATCACGATCAAAGTGGAAGATTCTGACGAGCAGGTTCACCTTGGTGTCCATAATTACGGTAATCCTATACCCATCGAACGACAACAGATGATTTTTAACTTTCTGAACCATGACTCCAAAAAAAGTGATAGGGAGCGGCAGAGTTGGGGCATGGGACTTACCCTTATCAGAGTGGTAACTGAATCTCACGGCGGGAAGGTGTCTTTAAACAGCAATGCTGAACAGGGAACGCAGTTTATCATTACGTTGAGTAAAGAGAATAAACCCGGAAAAAGACGTACCAGAGTATTTGAGAAAGAACCGATTCCGGCGTAA
- a CDS encoding fatty acid desaturase family protein, with product MKASAKFIDQGQSDFFPVLRKKVNHYFKDNQITRYGNREMIIKSVVLITVYLGTYLAVLLLSVNPWFLLPLAILMGVTQAGIGMSVMHDALHGSYSSNPIINRWVGYSTYFVGGNPFVWKIQHNVFHHTYTNVHGLDEDIKTKIVLRLSHHASLRWIHRYQYIYAFFLYGFNTLFFTISDFIKLLNYHRMGMIKRQKSALWVELAKLIFTKLLYIFFLVVLPIWVTPLFWWQVLIGVLAMHIVSGYILTLIFQMAHIVEGVDQPLPNAEGDIDNAWAIHQLDTTANFARNNRLLNWYVGGLNFQIEHHLFPNICHVHYPKISRIVEQTAKEFQLRYQVMPTFVQGLQSHIIMLRSLGHPHHPVNA from the coding sequence ATGAAAGCTTCCGCCAAATTTATCGATCAGGGTCAATCTGATTTTTTTCCTGTACTTAGAAAGAAAGTCAATCATTATTTTAAAGACAATCAAATTACCCGCTACGGCAACCGGGAAATGATTATTAAATCAGTGGTATTGATCACAGTATATCTAGGCACTTACCTGGCTGTTTTGTTACTTTCGGTAAACCCTTGGTTCTTATTACCTTTGGCGATACTGATGGGAGTAACTCAAGCCGGTATTGGGATGTCGGTGATGCACGATGCCTTACATGGTTCTTACTCATCAAACCCTATTATCAATCGTTGGGTGGGCTATAGCACCTATTTCGTAGGAGGCAATCCTTTTGTCTGGAAGATACAGCATAATGTGTTTCACCATACCTATACCAATGTCCACGGATTAGACGAGGATATTAAGACGAAGATTGTCCTCCGCCTGTCTCATCATGCTTCCCTTCGGTGGATTCATCGCTATCAGTACATTTATGCTTTTTTTCTGTACGGCTTCAATACCCTATTTTTTACTATCAGCGACTTTATTAAGTTATTAAATTATCACCGCATGGGGATGATCAAGCGGCAAAAATCAGCGTTGTGGGTGGAGTTAGCCAAACTTATATTTACCAAGCTGCTGTATATCTTCTTTTTAGTCGTTCTACCGATCTGGGTTACCCCCCTTTTCTGGTGGCAGGTGCTGATTGGGGTGTTGGCCATGCATATAGTGTCGGGGTATATTCTTACCCTGATATTTCAAATGGCTCACATTGTAGAAGGGGTCGATCAGCCGCTGCCCAATGCCGAAGGCGATATTGACAATGCTTGGGCTATTCATCAGTTGGATACGACTGCTAACTTTGCCCGAAATAATCGGCTGCTCAACTGGTACGTGGGCGGGCTCAATTTTCAGATTGAACATCATCTTTTTCCTAATATTTGCCATGTGCACTATCCTAAAATTTCTCGTATTGTAGAGCAAACGGCTAAAGAATTTCAACTGCGTTACCAAGTGATGCCTACCTTCGTCCAGGGACTTCAGTCGCACATTATTATGCTTAGATCATTAGGTCATCCGCATCACCCAGTGAATGCTTAA
- a CDS encoding endonuclease/exonuclease/phosphatase family protein — protein sequence MSTLKTIVYYLTILLSTLVIAASLLSLLYDVSIWWIKALDFPRLQFLITGGVCLVVFATISDRWSFWSVFLLIGLIASIGLQSYFVYSYTPLVEESLKDATPEEANSEAVISLLIANVYMYNRQAADFLEVATTASPDMILVMETNQWWIDQLQPLQKQYDYYQEYPASNTYGMALYSRYPWADMQVKFFNHDSVPSFHTVVQLPRGKSFRFHGVHPVPPVYSKHPDNQGEKEVALLKVGNLMKQHHEPVIVAGDFNDVAWSNTSRLFQAEGELLDARVGRGLYNTFDATSWLMRWPLDHVYASGEFRLVSLRRLGKFGSDHFPLYAELVLIE from the coding sequence ATGAGCACTCTTAAGACAATAGTTTACTACCTGACAATACTATTGAGTACGTTAGTGATTGCCGCCTCGCTGCTATCACTACTGTACGATGTGAGTATTTGGTGGATTAAAGCACTTGATTTTCCTCGCCTTCAGTTCCTGATTACCGGGGGAGTCTGCTTAGTAGTATTTGCAACAATAAGTGATCGTTGGTCATTTTGGTCAGTATTTTTGCTTATCGGATTAATTGCCAGTATCGGGCTTCAGAGCTACTTTGTCTATTCCTACACTCCGCTGGTAGAAGAGTCTTTGAAGGATGCCACCCCCGAAGAAGCTAACTCTGAGGCGGTCATCAGCCTGCTAATTGCCAATGTGTATATGTATAACCGGCAGGCCGCTGACTTCCTTGAAGTAGCTACGACAGCAAGTCCTGATATGATATTGGTGATGGAAACTAATCAGTGGTGGATTGACCAACTGCAACCGCTACAGAAGCAGTACGACTATTATCAGGAATATCCGGCGAGCAATACCTACGGGATGGCTTTATACTCTCGCTACCCTTGGGCGGATATGCAAGTTAAATTTTTTAATCACGACAGTGTACCTTCTTTCCATACCGTGGTGCAACTTCCTCGTGGAAAGTCATTCCGCTTTCACGGAGTACATCCAGTACCGCCGGTATACAGTAAACACCCCGACAATCAGGGCGAAAAAGAAGTAGCCTTACTGAAGGTAGGAAACCTGATGAAACAACACCACGAACCAGTCATAGTAGCGGGAGATTTTAATGACGTGGCCTGGTCGAATACCTCGCGATTGTTTCAGGCTGAGGGAGAACTTCTTGATGCAAGAGTTGGTCGGGGACTATACAACACATTTGATGCTACCTCTTGGTTGATGCGCTGGCCGTTGGATCATGTATACGCCAGTGGCGAGTTTCGCTTAGTCAGTTTAAGACGTCTGGGAAAATTCGGGTCGGATCATTTCCCGCTATACGCCGAACTCGTTCTAATCGAATAA
- a CDS encoding sensor histidine kinase has translation MTDSLNKQFADNVPEFFFIWDIGLQQITHLAKIYCENGTFKLKELTDYNQIMNFVHSQDQNKFEAILRSFSSENALQDHDLRVNYKKYKAKWLNLRSFLIEEKQENGGQIVAHISDVTKHYEQLEALRKASEWNVEIIQMLIHDLRNPLSSIRMLSTLTQKRIEEGSTLVALHFLTLIDTVEEDAAQLIETLLRLLELSDTKFTLARKLMNVSELVQRRAKYFAAEADSYTISLTAELPDEAIKIAADRRLLKQVIDNLLLNALKFTPAKGHVTVRLLYQTSYITLSVQDSGIGIPKDKLPELFEKFTKARRLGIRGEKTSGLGLSIVKKITDMHQGKIYVTSQEHQGSTFTVELPVN, from the coding sequence ATGACTGATAGCCTGAACAAGCAATTTGCCGACAATGTACCTGAGTTTTTTTTTATTTGGGATATAGGCTTGCAGCAAATTACCCATCTTGCCAAAATCTACTGCGAGAATGGCACTTTTAAATTGAAAGAACTTACTGATTATAACCAGATTATGAATTTTGTCCATTCTCAGGATCAGAATAAATTCGAGGCTATACTCAGGAGTTTTTCCTCCGAAAATGCCCTACAGGATCATGACTTACGAGTTAATTATAAAAAATATAAGGCAAAGTGGTTGAACCTGCGCTCTTTTCTGATAGAAGAAAAACAAGAAAATGGCGGACAGATAGTAGCCCATATTTCCGACGTGACCAAACACTACGAGCAGTTGGAGGCTTTGCGAAAAGCAAGTGAGTGGAATGTAGAAATCATCCAAATGCTGATACATGATTTGAGAAACCCACTATCCAGTATCAGAATGCTTTCTACTCTGACCCAAAAGAGAATTGAGGAAGGCAGTACTTTGGTGGCCTTACACTTTCTAACATTGATAGACACCGTAGAAGAGGACGCTGCTCAGCTGATAGAAACGCTACTAAGGCTACTTGAACTGAGCGATACCAAGTTTACACTGGCGCGTAAACTAATGAATGTTAGTGAACTGGTACAAAGAAGAGCTAAATATTTTGCTGCTGAAGCCGACAGTTACACTATTTCCCTCACTGCCGAGCTACCTGACGAAGCCATAAAAATTGCGGCTGATAGAAGACTATTGAAGCAGGTCATTGATAATCTGTTATTGAATGCGCTGAAATTCACTCCAGCTAAAGGGCATGTTACGGTTCGTCTTTTATATCAGACAAGTTATATAACCCTCTCAGTGCAAGACAGCGGCATCGGTATTCCTAAAGATAAACTGCCCGAACTGTTTGAGAAGTTTACGAAGGCTCGCCGGTTAGGAATCCGAGGCGAGAAAACATCGGGCCTGGGCCTATCCATTGTAAAAAAAATCACTGATATGCATCAGGGTAAAATTTACGTAACCAGTCAGGAGCATCAGGGTAGCACATTTACGGTTGAGTTACCGGTAAACTAA